The Mesobacillus jeotgali genome window below encodes:
- the prfB gene encoding peptide chain release factor 2 (programmed frameshift) produces MELADIRNELEKTAKKLADFRGSLDLENKEARIAELEDGMLAPDFWDDQQKAQVVINEANALKEQVNVFNELNETYENLDLTYELVKEEDDADLREELEKELIEFKERMSEFELQLLLSEEHDKNNAILELHPGAGGTESQDWGSMLLRMYTRWAEKRGFKVETLDYLPGDEAGIKSVTLKINGHNAYGYLKAEKGVHRLVRISPFDSSGRRHTSFVSCEVMPEFNNEIEIEIRTEDLKIDTYRASGAGGQHINTTDSAVRITHLPTGVVVSSQAERSQIKNRETSMKMLKAKLYQREIEQQQAELDEIRGEQKEIGWGSQIRSYVFHPYSMVKDHRTGAESGNVQGVMDGDIDMFIDAYLRSKLSLSE; encoded by the exons ATGGAATTAGCAGATATCAGGAATGAGCTTGAAAAAACAGCTAAGAAATTAGCGGACTTCAGGGGGTCTCTT GACCTCGAAAATAAAGAAGCGCGGATTGCTGAGCTAGAAGATGGCATGCTTGCGCCGGACTTTTGGGATGACCAGCAGAAGGCACAGGTTGTCATCAACGAAGCAAATGCGCTTAAAGAACAGGTGAATGTTTTTAACGAGCTTAATGAGACATATGAAAATCTTGATTTGACTTATGAGCTTGTAAAAGAGGAAGATGACGCGGACCTTCGGGAAGAACTGGAGAAGGAGCTAATCGAATTCAAAGAGCGCATGAGCGAGTTTGAACTTCAATTGTTGTTGAGTGAAGAGCATGATAAAAATAATGCAATTCTTGAATTGCACCCGGGTGCTGGCGGAACGGAATCCCAGGACTGGGGGTCTATGCTGTTGCGCATGTACACGCGCTGGGCAGAAAAGCGCGGGTTCAAGGTGGAGACTTTGGATTATCTTCCTGGTGATGAAGCTGGAATCAAGAGTGTTACTTTGAAGATAAACGGCCACAATGCATACGGCTATTTGAAGGCGGAAAAAGGCGTACACCGATTGGTGCGTATTTCGCCATTCGACTCTTCAGGACGCCGTCATACTTCATTCGTATCCTGCGAAGTTATGCCAGAATTCAACAACGAAATCGAGATTGAAATCCGTACGGAAGACCTGAAAATCGATACGTACCGTGCAAGCGGCGCCGGCGGTCAGCACATCAACACGACTGACTCTGCCGTCCGGATTACGCACTTGCCGACGGGTGTCGTTGTATCATCCCAGGCAGAACGTTCACAGATCAAGAACCGTGAAACGTCGATGAAGATGCTGAAAGCAAAGCTTTACCAGCGCGAAATCGAGCAGCAGCAAGCCGAGCTGGACGAAATCCGCGGCGAGCAAAAAGAAATCGGCTGGGGCAGCCAGATCCGTTCCTACGTATTCCACCCGTACTCCATGGTCAAGGACCACCGCACCGGAGCCGAATCCGGTAATGTGCAAGGAGTCATGGACGGGGATATTGATATGTTTATTGATGCTTATTTGAGGTCTAAGTTGAGTTTGAGTGAGTAA
- a CDS encoding nuclease-related domain-containing protein — protein MKQRTIPLRILVNEALLRRLPPNHPKRQDILKDLLIKRAGFKGEQDMDYYISLLDDKDFYIFQDLRIPLGPNYFQIDFLLLSTKFALLIENKNMPGIIEFDPDFNQVLRKHNDQAEVYDDPVLQVKRQIYQFRNWLINHQLTPLPLEFLVTYSNTGSILQNPSKNQEIYDRVCKGGKLVFKVAEYQQRHQKEILSMKEIKKLTKLLIKSHEPKKATIDRYNISPSEILPGVLCPACSRGPMERISGKWFCPQCKTTSTSAHEQAILDYLFLLGPTITNKQLRRFLLIPSRTVATYLLGNMNLQHTGGTKNRVYSNK, from the coding sequence GTGAAACAAAGAACAATTCCACTAAGAATCCTCGTAAATGAAGCACTACTTCGCAGACTTCCTCCAAACCATCCTAAGAGGCAAGATATCCTTAAAGATTTGCTTATCAAGAGAGCCGGTTTCAAAGGTGAACAGGACATGGACTATTATATTAGTCTTTTAGACGACAAGGATTTTTACATCTTCCAGGACCTCCGAATTCCGCTTGGCCCCAACTACTTCCAAATCGATTTCCTTCTCTTATCGACTAAATTCGCCCTGTTGATTGAAAATAAGAATATGCCAGGAATCATTGAATTCGATCCTGATTTTAACCAGGTGCTGAGAAAACATAATGACCAAGCAGAAGTTTACGATGATCCAGTACTACAGGTAAAAAGGCAAATATATCAATTCAGGAACTGGCTGATAAATCATCAGCTTACTCCTCTTCCACTAGAATTCCTCGTCACATACAGCAATACCGGTTCCATCCTTCAAAATCCCAGCAAAAATCAAGAAATTTACGATCGTGTATGTAAAGGTGGAAAACTAGTCTTTAAGGTTGCTGAGTATCAACAGCGACATCAAAAAGAAATCTTATCAATGAAGGAAATAAAAAAACTGACGAAATTGCTGATTAAAAGCCACGAACCTAAGAAAGCCACTATTGATAGATATAATATCTCTCCTTCAGAAATTCTCCCTGGTGTCCTCTGCCCAGCCTGCAGCCGCGGCCCTATGGAACGCATCTCAGGAAAATGGTTCTGTCCACAATGTAAAACCACCTCAACAAGTGCTCATGAGCAAGCGATTCTCGATTATTTGTTCCTGTTAGGGCCGACGATTACGAATAAGCAGTTAAGAAGATTCCTCCTAATACCATCACGTACTGTCGCAACATACTTGCTGGGAAATATGAATCTGCAGCATACAGGCGGTACAAAAAATAGAGTGTATTCTAATAAATGA
- a CDS encoding CoA-disulfide reductase: protein MAKKVVIVGGVAGGATTAARLRRLDEQTEIVMIERGEYISFANCGLPYYIGGAIQERDALLVQTVEGMSKKFNMDIRNLSEVTRIDRERKVVEIKNLKTSETYEENYDVLVLSPGASPIKPPIPGINESEALFTLRNIPDTDKIKAYVDEQQPKKATVIGGGFIGVEMAENLWERGVEVTLVEMADQIMAPIDFEMASILHQHLREKGVNLILEDGVKSFEKNGKTINLNSGKQIDTDLVILAIGVAPENKLAKEAGLELGLRGAIRVNERLQTADESIYAIGDAIEVKDYINGQATHIPLAWPANRQGRIVADHINGIDSKYQGTLGTSIAKVFDMTVAATGNNEKTLKRLGISYDVVHVHPSSHAGYYPGAFPIALKLIFDRETGKIFGAQAVSYDGADKRIDVLATAIKGGMTIFDLPDLELAYAPPYSSAKDPVNMAGYAAKNIAEGLVETVQWHEINDILADGGYLIDVREPIERDMGMIEGSVNIPLGELRDRLGEIPTKEVYVYCQVGLRGYLATRILMQAGFKVRNLDGGYKTYSCVYEPDASKNCGTPISDNGVAQHNAAMEEIAAGAAQSSVGLAVEAAPVAQAPAAPAVTAAPPTVKTTLDACGLSCPGPIMKVFKTIGDMQDGEVMEVHATDPGFAKDIKAWCEKTGNKLISNKFEDKKFKAQIMKGNVVVTMNTMAAPVGVPTGVPTAAPAKNGATMVVFSGDLDKAIATFIIASGAAAMGKEVTLFFTFWGLNILKRNDAPSTEKDMLAKMFSMMMPKGANDLPLSKMNMGGMGSRMIKTVMAYKNVDSLETLMKNAMEAGVKLVACGMSMDIMGIAKEELIDGVEIGGVAAYLGDAEDSGLNLFI, encoded by the coding sequence ATGGCTAAAAAAGTGGTAATCGTAGGTGGAGTTGCTGGCGGAGCTACAACGGCTGCTCGTTTAAGAAGATTGGATGAACAGACAGAAATCGTGATGATCGAACGCGGTGAATATATTTCTTTTGCAAACTGCGGACTTCCTTATTATATTGGCGGTGCGATTCAGGAACGCGACGCATTGCTAGTACAGACAGTTGAAGGCATGTCAAAGAAATTCAACATGGATATTCGCAACTTGAGCGAAGTCACACGTATCGACCGCGAGCGCAAAGTGGTTGAAATCAAGAACCTTAAAACGAGCGAAACTTATGAAGAAAACTATGATGTGCTTGTTTTATCACCAGGTGCAAGCCCAATTAAGCCTCCGATCCCGGGCATCAATGAATCAGAAGCATTGTTCACGCTTCGCAACATTCCTGATACTGATAAAATCAAAGCGTATGTTGATGAGCAGCAGCCTAAGAAAGCGACAGTCATCGGCGGCGGCTTCATCGGTGTTGAAATGGCTGAAAACCTTTGGGAACGCGGTGTTGAAGTAACACTCGTAGAGATGGCTGACCAGATCATGGCGCCAATCGACTTTGAAATGGCTTCTATTTTACACCAGCACCTCCGTGAAAAAGGCGTGAACCTTATTCTTGAAGACGGCGTAAAATCTTTTGAAAAGAACGGCAAAACCATCAACCTGAACAGCGGCAAGCAAATTGACACTGATCTTGTTATCCTTGCGATTGGCGTTGCTCCTGAAAATAAATTGGCTAAGGAAGCTGGGCTGGAGCTAGGACTTCGTGGTGCCATCCGTGTCAACGAGCGCCTGCAGACGGCTGACGAAAGCATCTACGCAATTGGCGACGCAATTGAAGTGAAGGATTATATCAACGGACAGGCGACTCACATCCCGCTTGCATGGCCGGCCAACCGCCAGGGACGCATCGTCGCTGACCATATCAACGGCATCGATTCAAAATACCAGGGCACGCTTGGCACATCGATCGCGAAGGTGTTCGACATGACTGTTGCGGCAACAGGAAATAATGAGAAGACATTGAAGCGTCTTGGTATTTCTTACGATGTCGTGCACGTTCACCCAAGCTCTCACGCTGGATACTATCCAGGAGCATTCCCAATCGCGCTAAAATTAATCTTTGACCGCGAGACAGGAAAAATCTTCGGTGCACAGGCTGTATCTTATGATGGTGCCGACAAGCGCATCGACGTTCTGGCAACTGCCATCAAAGGCGGCATGACGATTTTCGATCTGCCGGATCTTGAACTGGCATACGCACCTCCATACTCTTCTGCAAAAGACCCAGTCAACATGGCGGGCTATGCAGCGAAAAATATTGCGGAAGGCCTCGTGGAAACGGTGCAATGGCATGAAATCAATGACATCCTTGCTGACGGTGGCTACCTAATTGACGTCCGCGAGCCAATCGAGCGCGATATGGGTATGATCGAGGGTTCTGTGAATATTCCGCTTGGCGAGCTTCGCGACCGCCTCGGTGAAATCCCGACGAAGGAAGTGTACGTTTACTGCCAGGTCGGCCTTCGCGGTTACCTAGCTACACGTATCCTGATGCAGGCGGGATTCAAAGTTCGTAATTTGGATGGCGGATACAAGACTTACTCTTGCGTGTATGAGCCAGATGCAAGTAAGAACTGTGGTACACCGATCAGCGACAATGGCGTTGCCCAGCATAATGCTGCGATGGAAGAAATCGCTGCTGGCGCTGCCCAGTCTAGTGTTGGATTGGCTGTTGAGGCGGCTCCTGTTGCTCAGGCACCCGCAGCTCCTGCCGTGACAGCTGCACCGCCGACTGTAAAGACAACTCTTGATGCTTGCGGCCTGTCTTGCCCTGGTCCGATCATGAAGGTATTTAAGACTATTGGCGACATGCAGGACGGCGAGGTGATGGAAGTCCACGCAACAGACCCAGGCTTCGCGAAGGATATCAAAGCATGGTGTGAGAAGACAGGCAACAAGCTGATCAGCAACAAGTTTGAGGATAAGAAGTTCAAAGCGCAAATCATGAAGGGCAATGTGGTTGTGACTATGAACACGATGGCAGCTCCTGTTGGAGTTCCAACTGGCGTACCAACTGCGGCTCCTGCTAAAAATGGCGCAACGATGGTTGTGTTCAGCGGCGACCTCGACAAGGCAATTGCAACCTTCATCATCGCATCCGGCGCGGCGGCGATGGGCAAAGAAGTAACCTTGTTCTTTACCTTCTGGGGACTGAACATCCTGAAGCGCAACGACGCACCATCAACCGAGAAAGACATGCTGGCAAAAATGTTCAGCATGATGATGCCGAAGGGCGCAAACGACCTGCCACTGTCCAAGATGAACATGGGAGGCATGGGCTCCAGGATGATCAAGACCGTCATGGCCTACAAAAACGTCGACAGTCTTGAAACCTTGATGAAAAACGCTATGGAGGCAGGCGTCAAGCTAGTAGCCTGCGGCATGAGCATGGACATCATGGGCATCGCAAAAGAAGAACTCATCGACGGAGTCGAAATCGGCGGCGTAGCAGCTTATCTCGGTGACGCTGAGGATTCTGGATTGAATTTGTTTATCTAA